A single window of Tenericutes bacterium MZ-XQ DNA harbors:
- a CDS encoding crossover junction endodeoxyribonuclease RuvA produces MKKYLGIDLGSKTLGLSMSESGIIAHSLTTYRFKEDDYNEAANIIVGVIDEYQITDVIIGYPKHMNNDVGIRGKISETFKEMLLEKKDVNIVLWDERLSTKSAISAMIKGNERRSKQKQKKDELAAVLILQNYLDYKGDH; encoded by the coding sequence ATGAAAAAATATTTAGGTATTGATTTAGGAAGTAAAACTTTAGGGTTATCCATGAGTGAATCTGGTATTATCGCACATAGTTTAACGACATATAGATTTAAAGAAGATGATTATAACGAGGCAGCTAACATCATTGTTGGTGTTATCGATGAATATCAAATTACTGATGTTATCATAGGTTATCCAAAACACATGAACAATGATGTTGGCATTCGTGGTAAAATAAGTGAAACGTTCAAAGAAATGCTTTTAGAGAAAAAAGATGTTAATATTGTATTATGGGATGAAAGATTATCGACGAAATCTGCGATATCTGCCATGATCAAAGGAAATGAACGTAGAAGTAAGCAAAAACAAAAAAAAGACGAATTAGCTGCAGTACTGATACTGCAAAACTATTTAGATTACAAAGGAGATCATTAA
- a CDS encoding alanine--tRNA ligase, producing the protein MNYMTAKEIRETWLNFFESKGHKVEQSASLVPQNDPTLLWINAGVAPLKKYFDGSEKPTNPRLTNVQKCIRTNDIDNVGKTARHHTFFEMLGNFSIGDYFKEDAIKWGFELLTDPKWFGFEQDKLYITYYPEDEDARNIWLSLGIEPSHLIPRADNFWEIGSGPCGPDTEIYYDRGPSYDQRGVELIEEDIENERYIEIWNIVFSQFNAKEGIERQNYKELPSKNIDTGAGLERFACVIQQTETNFETDLFFPVIKHIEILSNVKYNGQMAFKVIADHIKALVFAISDGAMLSNEGRGYVLRRLLRRAVKYGRKLGLTKPFLYELVDDVVSMMGVFYEGLYETQDIVKKLILKEEEKFLETISDGEKHLMEAIEKEGKEISGETAFKLYDTYGFPIELTLEYAEEHGVVIDIEGFKKALMMQKERSRQARGKSGSMKAQEEAYLKFTEKSKFIGYDYLQSESKVIKVFEEGIVLDQTPFYATSGGQVHDEGTINGYQVIDVMKLPHGQFLHKVEGEFEEGDEVLAIVDAKKRLKTIRNHSAAHLFHQAIKEIFGKHANQQGSQVSPKSWRFDFNHFESESDEKILEIEKLVKHYIIEKPLDVVIREMPIDEARKIGAMALFGEKYGDIVRVVDMDWSKELCGGTHVSNTKEIIDFAICSYESIGSGIYRMEGVTGVELKSQVKSFMENLFNEIHLIEEKINKLDEKVLLPQRPEILGSYQDIINYRGYIEDLKLFAKNLEKELQLKKQQDVLSNLDAFIKDPNDKRQVIVTHDVDSKVLKQLTDALFDKIKAEVLLMINITPEKATFICKSNLDNANVIIKEATKLTNGSGGGRGQMAQGGTQELDQVDEMIKKVKEML; encoded by the coding sequence ATGAATTACATGACTGCAAAAGAGATTAGAGAGACTTGGTTAAACTTTTTTGAATCTAAAGGACACAAGGTTGAACAATCAGCCTCACTTGTTCCACAAAACGATCCAACACTACTTTGGATTAATGCTGGGGTAGCCCCACTTAAAAAGTATTTTGATGGTTCAGAAAAACCAACCAATCCAAGATTGACCAATGTTCAAAAATGTATTAGAACCAATGATATTGATAATGTTGGTAAGACCGCAAGACACCATACATTTTTTGAGATGCTTGGTAATTTTTCTATTGGTGATTATTTCAAAGAAGATGCGATTAAATGGGGGTTTGAGTTATTGACAGATCCAAAATGGTTTGGATTTGAACAAGATAAACTCTATATCACATATTATCCAGAAGATGAAGATGCAAGAAATATATGGTTATCTCTTGGTATAGAACCTTCTCATTTGATTCCTAGAGCAGATAATTTTTGGGAAATTGGATCTGGTCCTTGTGGTCCCGATACGGAAATCTATTATGATCGTGGTCCTTCATATGATCAAAGAGGCGTTGAACTGATTGAAGAAGATATCGAAAATGAAAGATATATAGAAATTTGGAACATAGTGTTTTCACAATTTAACGCAAAAGAAGGTATTGAAAGACAAAACTATAAAGAGTTACCAAGTAAAAACATCGATACAGGTGCAGGACTAGAAAGATTTGCATGTGTCATCCAACAAACAGAAACAAACTTTGAAACAGACTTGTTTTTTCCAGTGATTAAACATATCGAAATATTATCAAACGTGAAATACAATGGCCAAATGGCTTTTAAAGTGATCGCAGATCACATTAAAGCATTGGTATTTGCGATTAGCGATGGTGCGATGTTATCTAATGAAGGTAGAGGTTATGTGCTTAGACGATTGCTTAGAAGAGCTGTGAAGTACGGAAGAAAACTTGGATTAACAAAACCATTCTTATATGAACTAGTTGATGATGTTGTCTCTATGATGGGTGTTTTTTATGAAGGGTTATATGAAACACAAGACATCGTTAAAAAATTGATTTTAAAAGAAGAAGAAAAATTCTTAGAAACCATTAGTGATGGTGAAAAACACTTAATGGAAGCAATTGAAAAAGAGGGTAAAGAGATTTCAGGCGAAACAGCATTCAAACTCTATGATACTTACGGGTTCCCTATTGAGCTGACTTTAGAATATGCAGAAGAACATGGAGTTGTCATTGATATTGAAGGCTTTAAAAAGGCTTTAATGATGCAAAAAGAACGTTCTAGACAAGCTAGAGGCAAATCGGGATCGATGAAAGCTCAAGAAGAAGCTTATTTGAAATTTACTGAAAAATCAAAATTTATAGGATATGATTATTTACAATCTGAATCAAAAGTGATTAAAGTATTTGAAGAAGGTATTGTACTTGATCAAACACCATTTTATGCGACTTCTGGTGGACAAGTTCATGATGAAGGTACGATTAATGGATATCAAGTGATTGATGTCATGAAACTTCCTCATGGACAGTTCTTACACAAAGTTGAAGGAGAGTTTGAAGAAGGCGATGAAGTGCTCGCAATCGTTGATGCAAAAAAACGTTTAAAAACGATTAGAAATCATAGTGCAGCACATTTATTCCATCAAGCGATCAAAGAGATTTTTGGGAAACATGCAAACCAACAAGGCTCGCAAGTATCACCAAAAAGCTGGAGATTTGACTTTAATCATTTTGAATCTGAATCTGATGAGAAAATTCTTGAGATTGAAAAACTAGTTAAACATTATATCATCGAAAAACCGCTAGATGTTGTCATTAGAGAAATGCCTATAGATGAAGCTAGAAAAATAGGAGCAATGGCTCTATTTGGTGAAAAATATGGTGATATCGTTCGTGTGGTTGATATGGACTGGAGCAAAGAGTTATGTGGTGGAACGCACGTTTCTAACACAAAAGAGATCATTGATTTTGCAATTTGTTCATATGAATCTATTGGTTCTGGGATATACCGTATGGAAGGTGTTACAGGTGTTGAGCTTAAATCACAAGTTAAATCCTTTATGGAAAACTTATTTAACGAGATTCATTTAATTGAAGAAAAAATCAATAAATTAGATGAAAAAGTTCTCTTGCCACAAAGACCTGAAATACTAGGAAGTTATCAAGATATTATCAACTATCGTGGTTACATTGAAGACTTAAAACTATTTGCAAAAAACCTTGAAAAAGAACTTCAACTCAAAAAACAACAAGATGTATTATCAAATTTAGATGCATTTATCAAAGATCCAAATGATAAACGTCAGGTCATTGTGACACATGATGTTGATTCTAAAGTATTAAAACAACTCACTGATGCGTTATTTGATAAAATAAAAGCTGAAGTACTATTAATGATCAATATAACACCTGAAAAGGCAACATTTATCTGTAAATCTAACTTGGATAACGCAAATGTTATCATTAAAGAGGCTACAAAACTTACCAATGGTTCTGGTGGTGGACGAGGACAAATGGCTCAAGGTGGAACCCAAGAACTTGATCAAGTTGATGAGATGATTAAAAAAGTAAAAGAGATGCTATGA